From one Saccharomyces cerevisiae S288C chromosome XVI, complete sequence genomic stretch:
- the MRP2 gene encoding mitochondrial 37S ribosomal protein uS14m MRP2 (Mitochondrial ribosomal protein of the small subunit), whose product MGNFRFPIKTKLPPGFINARILRDNFKRQQFKENEILVKSLKFIARNMNLPTKLRLEAQLKLNALPNYMRSTQIKNRCVDSGHARFVLSDFRLCRYQFRENALKGNLPGVKKGIW is encoded by the coding sequence ATGGGTAATTTCAGATTTCCTATAAAAACCAAGCTACCACCAGGGTTTATCAATGCTCGCATACTTAGGGATAACTTCAAAAGACAACAATTTAAAGAGAATGAAATCCTTGTtaaatctttgaaattcatcGCTAGAAATATGAACCTTCCAACAAAACTGAGGTTGGAGGCTCAGTTAAAACTAAATGCATTGCCAAACTACATGAGATCTACGCAGATCAAAAATAGGTGCGTGGACTCTGGACATGCAAGATTTGTTCTAAGTGATTTTAGGTTGTGTAGGTATCAATTTAGAGAAAACGCTCTGAAGGGTAATTTGCCAGGTGTTAAGAAGGGTatttggtaa
- the MET16 gene encoding phosphoadenylyl-sulfate reductase (thioredoxin) (3'-phosphoadenylsulfate reductase; reduces 3'-phosphoadenylyl sulfate to adenosine-3',5'-bisphosphate and free sulfite using reduced thioredoxin as cosubstrate, involved in sulfate assimilation and methionine metabolism) produces the protein MKTYHLNNDIIVTQEQLDHWNEQLIKLETPQEIIAWSIVTFPHLFQTTAFGLTGLVTIDMLSKLSEKYYMPELLFIDTLHHFPQTLTLKNEIEKKYYQPKNQTIHVYKPDGCESEADFASKYGDFLWEKDDDKYDYLAKVEPAHRAYKELHISAVFTGRRKSQGSARSQLSIIEIDELNGILKINPLINWTFEQVKQYIDANNVPYNELLDLGYRSIGDYHSTQPVKEGEDERAGRWKGKAKTECGIHEASRFAQFLKQDA, from the coding sequence ATGAAGACCTATCATTTGAATAATGATATAATTGTCACACAAGAACAGTTGGATCATTGGAATGAACAACTAATCAAGCTGGAAACGCCACAGGAGATTATTGCATGGTCTATCGTAACGTTTCCTCACCTTTTCCAAACCACTGCATTTGGTTTGACTGGCTTGGTTACTATCGATATGTTGTCAAAGCTATCTGAAAAATACTACATGCCAGAACTATTATTTATAGACACTTTGCACCATTTCCCACAAACTTTAACACTAAAAAACGagattgagaaaaaatactacCAGCCTAAAAATCAAACCATTCACGTATATAAGCCGGATGGATGTGAATCGGAGGCAGATTTTGCCTCGAAATACGGGGATTTCTTATGGGagaaagatgatgacaagTACGATTATCTGGCCAAAGTGGAACCTGCACATCGTGCCTACAAAGAGCTACATATAAGTGCTGTGTTTACTGGTAGAAGAAAATCACAAGGTTCTGCCCGCTCCCAACTGTCGATTATTGAAATAGACGAACTTAATGGaatcttaaaaataaatccaTTGATCAATTGGACGTTCGAGCAGGTTAAACAGTATATAGATGCAAACAATGTACCATACAACGAACTTTTGGACCTTGGATATAGATCCATTGGTGATTACCATTCCACACAACCCGTCAAGGAAGGTGAAGATGAGAGAGCAGGAAGATGGAAGGGCAAGGCCAAGACCGAGTGTGGAATTCATGAAGCCAGCCGATTCGCGCAATTTTTAAAGCAAGATGCCTAG
- the NUT2 gene encoding mediator complex subunit NUT2 (Subunit of the RNA polymerase II mediator complex; conserved from yeast to human; associates with core polymerase subunits to form the RNA polymerase II holoenzyme; required for transcriptional activation and has a role in basal transcription; protein abundance increases in response to DNA replication stress), with protein sequence MNGNSTNNEQLQQELATTQDQVASIIESFVELGVSIYDFPGTPEATKGMITNLQRNVDRLYKLNVRSNDPQSSLSKVDIPLEVVQYIEDGRNPDIYTREFVEAIRRSNQYQRGKMHGLKQLRDSLADKIVDEFPELKEPVEDIIKRTSPIDNVSNTH encoded by the coding sequence ATGAATGGAAACAGCACTAACAATGAACAATTGCAGCAAGAACTGGCCACTACTCAAGACCAAGTGGCTTCGATTATTGAGTCCTTCGTTGAATTAGGTGTCTCGATATATGATTTTCCTGGTACTCCAGAAGCCACCAAGGGAATGATCACCAACTTGCAAAGAAATGTGGATCGCTTGTACAAGCTGAACGTGAGAAGCAACGATCCTCAATCCAGCTTGTCTAAGGTGGACATTCCCTTGGAAGTTGTTCAATACATTGAGGACGGTAGAAATCCAGATATTTACACAAGAGAGTTCGTGGAAGCCATAAGAAGATCCAACCAATATCAAAGAGGCAAGATGCATGGATTGAAGCAATTAAGAGATTCACTTGCTGACAAGATTGTGGATGAATTTCCAGAGTTGAAAGAACCTGTTGAAGATATTATAAAGAGAACATCTCCCATTGACAATGTCTCCAATACTCACTAA
- the JIP5 gene encoding Jip5p (Protein required for biogenesis of the large ribosomal subunit; required for biogenesis of the large ribosomal subunit; interacts with proteins involved in RNA processing, ribosome biogenesis, ubiquitination and demethylation; similar to WDR55, a human WD repeat protein; essential gene), which translates to MAKSKKKTDVVDSTNLPILELLSLKAPIFQSLLHPELPIIITGFGTGHIVCHRYDPAKLQSHLDRRRRIDTATTGKDAKKGVCPWIRLDIDLETGDLKFVDIEEQQQQKQTGKDEDLGVKTLWKTKRHKGSVRAMCFDSKGDNIFSVGSDNVLKKANTMTGKVVKKVNLSSLFNSEEKKNDKFTKLCASQTHPFILIGDESGNIHVINSENLALSNSIRSIHFGDSINDIFHFDKRSAYKFISLGQTTLAYFDVRDKDAKPNVAGNEDGKILISDDQEDEVLCGCFVDPEVADTLLCGMGEGIVTVWKPNKNDLEDQMSRIKISKDESIDCIVPTLQDDNCVWCGCSNGNIYKVNAKLGKVVEIRNHSELDEVSFVDLDFEYRVVSGGLENIKIWELSSDDVEENASVESDSDEPLSHSDEDLSDDTSSDDETTLVGLSKEELLDELDKDLKEDHQEEKESNSKSVKKRKIMKENNKKKDLYEHGIKKFDDL; encoded by the coding sequence ATGGCaaagagcaaaaaaaaaacagatgTTGTCGATTCAACAAACCTGCCCATTCTAGAATTACTATCATTAAAAGCTCCCATTTTCCAGTCTCTTTTACATCCTGAACTGCCCATTATAATAACTGGCTTTGGTACAGGACATATTGTGTGCCATCGTTATGACCCCGCTAAGTTGCAATCGCACCTAGATCGTAGACGTAGAATTGACACTGCAACTACAGGCAAGGATGCAAAGAAAGGTGTATGCCCTTGGATTAGATTAGATATAGACCTAGAAACTGgagatttgaaatttgttgatattgaagaacaacagcaacaaaagcaaacaggaaaagatgaagacTTGGGCGTAAAAACACTTTGGAAGACTAAAAGACATAAAGGTAGTGTCCGTGCCATGTGCTTTGATTCTAAAGGTgacaatattttttctgttGGATCGGATAATGTTTTAAAAAAGGCCAATACTATGACCGGCAAAGTCGTCAAAAAGGTAAACTTAAGCTCACTGTTTAATTctgaagagaaaaaaaatgataaatttaCGAAATTATGCGCCTCTCAAACTCACCCATTCATTTTAATAGGCGATGAATCCGGTAATATACACGTAATAAACTCGGAAAACTTGGCATTATCAAATTCCATTCGTTCGATACATTTTGGCGACTCTATCAACGATATTTTCCACTTTGATAAAAGATCTGCATAtaaattcatttctttgGGCCAGACAACGTTAGCTTATTTTGACGTTCGCGACAAAGATGCCAAACCGAACGTAGCTGGAAACGAGGATGGTAAAATTTTGATCAGCGATGATCAGGAGGACGAAGTTCTTTGTGGTTGTTTCGTCGATCCCGAAGTAGCAGATACCCTTTTGTGTGGGATGGGCGAGGGTATTGTTACCGTCTGGAAACCGAATAAGAATGATTTGGAAGATCAAATGAGCCGTATTAAAATTAGCAAAGATGAAAGTATCGATTGCATTGTTCCTACTTTACAAGATGATAACTGTGTATGGTGTGGTTGTTCCAATGGTAACATTTATAAAGTAAATGCCAAATTGGGAAAAGTCGTCGAGATAAGAAACCACAGTGAATTGGATGAAGTCAGTTTTGTTGATCTAGATTTTGAATACCGTGTTGTTTCTGGTGGTTTGGAAAACATCAAGATATGGGAATTATCGAGTGATGATGTAGAGGAAAATGCATCGGTAGAGTCCGATAGCGACGAACCCCTCTCCCACTCTGATGAGGATCTAAGTGATGACACTAgttctgatgatgaaacgACGCTTGTCGGGCTCTCAAAGGAAGAGCTATTAGACGAATTAGATAAGGACCTCAAGGAAGATCATcaagaggaaaaagaatcCAACTCAAAATCtgtcaaaaaaagaaaaataatgaaggagaacaacaaaaaaaaggacCTGTATGAGCATGGGATCAAGAAGTTTGATGATTTATag
- a CDS encoding uncharacterized protein (Putative, non-essential component vacuolar ATPase; conserved in fungi; SWAT-GFP fusion protein localizes to vacuole membrane; partially overlaps the dubious genes YPR169W-A, YPR170W-A and YRP170C) → MRPVVSTGKAWCCTVLSAFGVVILSVIAHLFNTNHESFVGSINDPEDGPAVAHTVYLAALVYLVFFVFCGFQVYLARRKPSIELR, encoded by the exons atgagacCCGTTGTATCCACTGGTAAGGCATGGTGTTGTACCGTCCTATCGGCATTTGGTGTAGTAATTCTTTCCGTCATTGCTCATCTCTTCAACACAAACCATGAATCCTTTGTAGGATCAATAAACGATCCTGAAGATGGACCTGC TGTTGCACATACTGTTTATTTGGCTGCCTTGGTATACCTCGTGTTTTTCGTATTCTGTGGGTTCCAAGTTTACCTAGCCAGAAGAAAACCTTCGATCGAGTTGCGTTAG
- the BSP1 gene encoding Bsp1p (Actin filament binding protein; regulates actin filament capping by recruiting capping protein to endocytic sites and to the cytokinetic actin ring; interacts with the capping protein complex; adapter that links synaptojanins, Inp52p and Inp53p, to the cortical actin cytoskeleton; contains two WH2-like actin binding domains and a C-terminal capping protein interaction (CPI) motif) encodes MTKYERDPELVNFLSKVEDLNSKRYSNIPSSKPAGEALSPVRSHNSGEYRRADMMTGKNVEGCDNLAYRSAYNYEMTFSPKKTHYSLSELNLERITPRPDLEGSASQKEKKFLISEEDYLLLQKLKASQTYNDSNADKNLPSFEKGPRMPSRGRPRPREKEIITIQYDFELPGRADIPSSSSSSSPPPLPTRRDHIKITDGNEEKPLLPTRPNKAEVTESPSSRSIKPDAVVPERVKPAPPVSRSTKPASFLSSLEDNKLTKAKSYNSEMETPKTTVKSSHIDYLDSIQLKPTTLSPTMKNKPKPTPPSPPAKRIPRSESFIKSMLNSNLTTTSKPSLPEKPQKLRNANLAAHKTKPSIPPKKVELNIVLPELRPVETSPTKQNFENSIDLPKLRSSNRNIKKEEEDSIPEAIKGIQNLKKTKQQKPAIPQKKSFLTNNSKNTTLKNGDDINKLNDEIEALSLRNNLKKRPPTAPQRKISLPEALRKVELMKKSKTEPVLESSNELSINAKLDAIIASRNLRASNTLPELSGVNTNIATSDKYTTSRDETVKETKPLVHPNKNRTRGPRRKLPTRV; translated from the coding sequence ATGACAAAATATGAGCGTGACCCTGAATTGGTGAACTTTCTATCGAAAGTGGAGGATTTGAACTCTAAGAGATACAGTAATATTCCTAGTTCAAAACCAGCGGGGGAAGCGCTTTCACCAGTTAGAAGTCACAACTCTGGGGAATACAGAAGGGCTGATATGATGACAGGGAAAAATGTGGAAGGTTGCGACAATTTGGCCTACCGATCTGCGTACAATTATGAAATGACGTTTTCTCCAAAGAAGACTCATTACTCATTAAGTGAGCTGAATCTCGAACGAATAACGCCAAGGCCGGATTTGGAGGGAAGTGCCtctcaaaaagaaaaaaaatttttaatttctgaagaagattatttattattgcAGAAATTGAAAGCCTCTCAAACATATAATGATTCCAATGCTGACAAAAATTTGCCttcctttgaaaaaggtCCTCGTATGCCCAGTCGGGGTCGACCCAGACCGAGAGAGAAGGAAATAATCACCATCCAAtatgattttgaattaCCAGGAAGAGCCGATATACcctcctcctcctcttcttcatcaccacCGCCTTTGCCCACAAGGCGTGATCATATCAAAATCACAGATGGGAATGAAGAGAAACCGCTTCTTCCAACAAGGCCTAACAAAGCAGAAGTTACAGAAAGTCCGTCATCAAGGTCAATAAAACCGGATGCTGTGGTACCTGAGCGCGTTAAGCCTGCTCCACCTGTCTCACGCTCTACAAAACCGGCGAGCTTTTTAAGTTCTTTGGAAGATAACAAATTGACAAAGGCGAAGAGTTATAATTCGGAAATGGAAACTCCCAAAACAACTGTAAAAAGTTCTCATATCGATTACTTGGATTCCATACAACTAAAACCAACCACCTTATCTCctacaatgaaaaataaaccTAAACCAACCCCTCCTTCTCCACCTGCGAAAAGAATTCCAAGATCTGAAAGTTTTATCAAGTCTATGCTAAACTCGAATCTCACGACAACTTCCAAGCCTTCTTTGCCTGAAAAACCTCAAAAGCTACGGAATGCAAATTTGGCCGCCCATAAGACCAAACCAAGCATACCGCCAAAGAAAGTGGAGTTGAATATAGTATTACCTGAGCTACGTCCCGTAGAAACTTCTCCAACAAAGCAGAACTTCGAAAACTCAATCGATTTGCCCAAGTTACGATCCAGCAACCGtaacattaaaaaagaagaggaggacAGTATTCCAGAAGCAATAAAAGGTATACAAAATCTGAAGAAAACCAAACAGCAGAAGCCTGCAATCCCtcagaaaaaatcatttctaacaaataattcgaaaAATACTACACTCAAAAATGGTGATGATATTAACAAGTTAAATGACGAAATTGAAGCTCTATCATTGCGGAATAACCTGAAGAAACGGCCACCAACGGCGCCACAACgtaaaatttctttgcCAGAGGCATTGCGAAAAGTCgaattgatgaaaaaatctaaaaCCGAGCCTGTTTTAGAGTCCTCAAACGAACTGAGCATAAACGCAAAATTAGACGCAATAATTGCCTCTAGAAACTTAAGAGCATCTAATACTCTACCAGAACTTAGCGGTGTTAACACTAATATTGCAACTTCTGACAAGTATACTACTTCTAGAGATGAAACAGTGAAGGAAACTAAACCATTAGTTCACCCGAATAAAAATAGGACTCGTGGTCccagaagaaaacttcCAACACGCGTGTAA
- a CDS encoding pyridoxal 5'-phosphate synthase (hypothetical protein; predicted to encode a pyridoxal 5'-phosphate synthase based on sequence similarity but purified protein does not possess this activity, nor does it bind flavin mononucleotide (FMN); transcriptionally activated by Yrm1p along with genes involved in multidrug resistance; YPR172W has a paralog, YLR456W, that arose from the whole genome duplication) yields the protein MAWTSTLPAHLLNLIKNSKYVHVATCSKDCIPSVALMNYIYVPGEKLFGQTDNKNDYIIFVSPQDTQKFYNIKENPKVALLFHDWIIANNLSVGKESISGTPTPTSIPHEEQRQSELLNLLQELNQAELNQMSASIGGETEIVNPESEESKYYKDLILKANPDAKAFIFEKNTAVVKVRIDNARVSNNENRTMFLSKGKS from the coding sequence ATGGCTTGGACTAGTACATTACCAGCGCATCTACTGAACCTGATCAAAAACTCCAAATATGTTCACGTGGCCACCTGTTCTAAAGACTGCATCCCTTCAGTGGCATTGATGAACTATATCTATGTGCCAGGTGAAAAACTGTTCGGTCAAACAGATAATAAGAATGACTACATTATATTTGTTTCTCCTCAGGACACACAAAAGTTTTACAACATCAAGGAGAACCCTAAGGTCGCCCTGTTGTTTCACGATTGGATCATCGCGAATAATTTGTCAGTGGGCAAGGAAAGCATCTCTGGGACTCCGACGCCGACTTCTATTCCTCATGAAGAGCAACGTCAAAGCGAGCTTTTAAATTTGTTACAGGAGTTAAATCAAGCCGAATTGAACCAAATGAGCGCATCTATTGGTGGCGAAACCGAAATTGTCAATCCTGAAAGTGAAGAATCCAAGTACTATAAAGATTTAATACTAAAGGCTAATCCTGATGCGAAAGcttttatatttgaaaagaacaCCGCCGTTGTTAAAGTTAGAATTGATAATGCTAGGGTATCCAATAATGAGAACAGAACAATGTTTCTAAGTAAAGGGAAGAGTTAA
- the VPS4 gene encoding AAA family ATPase VPS4 (AAA-ATPase involved in multivesicular body (MVB) protein sorting; ATP-bound Vps4p localizes to endosomes and catalyzes ESCRT-III disassembly and membrane release; ATPase activity is activated by Vta1p; regulates cellular sterol metabolism) has translation MSTGDFLTKGIELVQKAIDLDTATQYEEAYTAYYNGLDYLMLALKYEKNPKSKDLIRAKFTEYLNRAEQLKKHLESEEANAAKKSPSAGSGSNGGNKKISQEEGEDNGGEDNKKLRGALSSAILSEKPNVKWEDVAGLEGAKEALKEAVILPVKFPHLFKGNRKPTSGILLYGPPGTGKSYLAKAVATEANSTFFSVSSSDLVSKWMGESEKLVKQLFAMARENKPSIIFIDEVDALTGTRGEGESEASRRIKTELLVQMNGVGNDSQGVLVLGATNIPWQLDSAIRRRFERRIYIPLPDLAARTTMFEINVGDTPCVLTKEDYRTLGAMTEGYSGSDIAVVVKDALMQPIRKIQSATHFKDVSTEDDETRKLTPCSPGDDGAIEMSWTDIEADELKEPDLTIKDFLKAIKSTRPTVNEDDLLKQEQFTRDFGQEGN, from the coding sequence ATGAGCACGGGAGATTTTTTAACTAAGGGAATAGAACTGGTTCAAAAGGCCATTGACCTGGACACAGCCACGCAGTATGAGGAGGCGTATACAGCATACTATAACGGATTAGATTATTTGATGTTGGCTTTGAAATACGAGAAAAACCCTAAGTCGAAGGATTTGATAAGAGCGAAGTTTACAGAGTATCTAAACCGTGCAGAGCAGTTGAAAAAGCACTTGGAAAGTGAAGAGGCAAACGCGGCAAAGAAATCTCCTAGCGCTGGTAGTGGTTCCAACGGTGgtaataagaaaatctCTCAGGAAGAGGGTGAGGATAATGGTGGAGAAGACAACAAAAAGCTAAGAGGTGCCTTATCGAGTGCTATTTTGTCTGAGAAGCCCAATGTTAAGTGGGAAGACGTGGCTGGACTGGAAGGAGCCAAAGAGGCCCTTAAAGAAGCCGTTATTTTACCTGTCAAGTTCCCACATTTGTTCAAAGGTAACCGTAAGCCCACTTCGGGAATCTTATTGTACGGACCACCAGGTACAGGTAAATCATATTTGGCAAAAGCAGTGGCCACCGAGGCCAATTCTACCTTTTTCAGTGTTAGTTCCAGTGATTTGGTTTCTAAGTGGATGGGTGAATCTGAAAAACTTGTCAAACAGTTATTTGCGATGGcaagagaaaataaaccttctattatttttatagaTGAAGTGGATGCGCTAACAGGTACCAGAGGAGAAGGAGAGAGCGAAGCAAGTAGAAGAATTAAAACAGAATTATTGGTACAAATGAATGGTGTTGGGAATGACTCCCAAGGTGTTTTGGTCCTTGGCGCAACAAATATCCCATGGCAACTGGACAGTGCCATCAGGAGaagatttgaaagaagaatatatataccaTTACCAGATTTGGCGGCAAGAACCACCATGTTCGAGATTAACGTCGGCGACACTCCATGCGTATTGACCAAGGAAGATTATAGAACTTTAGGTGCAATGACTGAAGGTTATTCCGGGAGTGATATTGCTGTAGTGGTGAAAGATGCGCTAATGCAACcgataagaaaaattcaaagcGCGACACATTTCAAAGATGTCTCTACGGAGGACGACgaaacaagaaaactaACACCATGCTCTCCAGGTGATGATGGCGCCATCGAGATGAGTTGGACGGATATTGAAGCTGATGAATTAAAAGAACCAGATCTCACCATAAAGGATTTCTTAAAGGCTATCAAATCGACGAGACCTACCGTGAATGAGGATGACTTGCTGAAGCAAGAACAGTTCACTAGAGATTTTGGTCAAGAAGGTAACTAG
- the CSA1 gene encoding Csa1p (hypothetical protein; green fluorescent protein (GFP)-fusion protein localizes to the nuclear periphery; potential Cdc28p substrate; binds phosphatidylinositols and phosphatidylethanolamine in a large-scale study; relative distribution to foci at the nuclear periphery increases upon DNA replication stress; YPR174C has a paralog, NBP1, that arose from the whole genome duplication) yields MGIQEKTLGIRKERKLVVVPRERNHVRHASQRTRSKNYKNISKKRAQQHAFGFNIAKTLAKIQAFVWGSPADEEEESVVPLSKNSQDCVPLQWQAKFAQLRQQLHSTQKELQFVKEKCHLLQSVLDDANIDQRYLESRRDMKNIERDNLKPTENLPPSPVRAVNPLVTSSPIHMSPLQSRQRPVSSLQPPKGPNFYAKYPKLPQTNILRESPTEDSVPHAE; encoded by the coding sequence ATGGGAATTCAGGAAAAGACATTGGGGATACGAAAAGAGCGCAAATTGGTGGTTGTGCCTCGCGAAAGAAATCATGTTAGACACGCTTCACAAAGGACACGTTCTAAAAACTACAAGAATATCTCCAAAAAGAGGGCTCAACAACACGCGTTTGGATTCAATATTGCTAAGACTCTTGCCAAGATCCAAGCGTTTGTATGGGGGTCTCCCGcagatgaggaagaagaaagcgTTGTCCCATTGTCTAAAAATTCTCAGGATTGTGTGCCTCTACAATGGCAAGCAAAGTTTGCGCAATTGCGGCAGCAGCTGCACTCTACACAAAAGGAACTACAATTTGTCAAGGAAAAGTGTCATCTGTTGCAGTCGGTGTTGGACGACGCAAACATCGATCAAAGATACCTGGAGTCTCGTCGAGacatgaaaaatattgagCGAGACAACCTCAAACCGACAGAAAATTTACCACCTTCGCCAGTAAGAGCAGTAAACCCGTTAGTGACTTCAAGTCCGATTCACATGTCGCCACTCCAGTCGCGCCAACGACCAGTTTCTTCCCTACAGCCCCCAAAGGGCCCCAACTTCTACGCCAAGTATCCTAAGCTTCCTCAAACGAACATTCTCAGAGAATCTCCGACTGAGGATTCGGTTCCGCACGCTGAATAG